The following are encoded together in the Candidatus Methylomirabilis sp. genome:
- the gcvPA gene encoding aminomethyl-transferring glycine dehydrogenase subunit GcvPA codes for MEYIPNTEADCRAMLDAIGVRSSEELFADIPQKLKLKRGLNLAPPLSETGLRKHMKELAGKNADVDQYASFLGAGAYNHFIPAAVSHLVFRSEFYTAYTPYQPELSQGTLQAIYEYQTLICQLTGMEVANASMYDGSSSLAEAVLMAHRINGRREVVLPMAVHPEYRTVCRTYVSKLGLHLHEVPYTDQGATDLKQVKATLSDRTCAVVVQSPNFFGVLESLDELAEVAHSAGALLIVVVAEPVSFGIVRSPGEYGADIVVGEGQAFGNHLNFGGPYLGFFASKQAYVRSMPGRLVGRTEDKVGRSGYVLTLSTREQHIRREKATSNICTNEGLCALAATVHLSLLGRAGLRELALLNLRKTAYTKDAISKLSGYELPFAGPTFNEFVVRVKKRTPAQVNRALLAKGIIGGVELGRFYPELSDCLLLCVTEQNSREEIDALCKAMGGGR; via the coding sequence ATGGAGTACATCCCCAACACGGAGGCCGACTGTCGCGCGATGCTGGATGCCATCGGCGTCCGGTCGAGCGAGGAGCTGTTTGCCGACATCCCTCAGAAGCTCAAGCTCAAGCGGGGACTGAATCTTGCGCCGCCGCTTTCCGAGACCGGACTGCGAAAGCACATGAAGGAGTTGGCCGGCAAGAATGCAGACGTTGATCAATACGCCTCCTTCCTGGGGGCAGGCGCCTACAATCACTTTATCCCTGCCGCCGTCTCCCACCTGGTATTCAGATCGGAGTTCTACACCGCGTATACGCCCTACCAGCCTGAACTGTCACAAGGGACGCTTCAGGCGATCTACGAGTATCAGACGCTGATCTGCCAGCTTACCGGCATGGAGGTGGCCAATGCGTCGATGTATGATGGTTCCAGCTCCCTGGCCGAGGCGGTCCTGATGGCGCACAGGATCAACGGCCGTCGGGAGGTGGTGCTGCCCATGGCCGTGCACCCGGAGTACCGGACGGTATGCCGTACCTACGTGAGCAAGCTTGGCCTCCATCTGCACGAGGTTCCGTACACGGACCAGGGTGCGACCGATCTGAAACAGGTGAAGGCGACGCTGTCGGACCGCACCTGCGCTGTTGTGGTCCAGAGCCCGAACTTCTTCGGAGTCCTGGAGTCGTTGGATGAGCTTGCGGAGGTCGCTCACAGCGCCGGGGCTCTCCTGATCGTGGTTGTGGCCGAGCCGGTCTCATTCGGTATTGTCCGATCCCCCGGCGAGTACGGAGCCGATATTGTTGTGGGAGAGGGCCAGGCGTTCGGGAACCATCTGAACTTCGGCGGCCCCTACCTTGGCTTCTTCGCGTCGAAACAGGCCTATGTCCGCAGTATGCCGGGTCGTTTGGTCGGCCGGACCGAGGATAAGGTCGGCCGGTCGGGTTACGTCCTGACACTGTCTACCCGAGAACAACATATCAGGCGGGAGAAGGCGACGTCCAACATCTGCACGAACGAAGGGCTCTGTGCCCTGGCTGCGACGGTTCACCTGTCGTTATTGGGGCGAGCCGGGCTCAGGGAGTTGGCCCTGCTGAACCTCCGTAAGACGGCCTATACCAAAGACGCGATTTCTAAACTTAGCGGCTACGAGCTTCCGTTTGCAGGTCCTACCTTCAATGAGTTTGTGGTGCGGGTGAAAAAGCGGACCCCGGCTCAGGTGAATCGTGCGCTGCTCGCCAAAGGCATCATC